AGCCGAACAGTGTAGTTTTGGTGTCCAGGCCAACATTTGTTTCTCAACCAACAATACAAATCTGGTTACTTAAACCATCCTTCTGCATAAATTGTCTGTTTCCCTTACATTAGGAccataaacatttaaaattcacattGGCTTTGAATGTTTTCTGAAGTCATTGAAAACACAATATTGTGGCAAATTCTTTCTTTACTCTTACTCAAAAGTAACAGACATTGTCAAACAATATTATCATCTTTTGTCAAGCAATTTCTTTTTCAACCCTAAAGGTACTATTGAAACCATATGTTGGTTGGACAATACGCTGTGGGTAACCCCAGCAGCACTCTGTACTTAAGATCATGCATTGCCAGTCAGAATTAACATGTCAAAGTAATAACAGGACATCATGTTGTTTTTTTAGTTTAATCATCCTTGAGTAATGACTTTCTAATGATGAGCACTAATCTCCATACCGTTGCCCGATATCTTCCCTCCTTAAATTAATGTCCATGAGTCGATCTGACTGAAAGTCCATCAGATCTGCCTCATTGAGTTGATACATGACTGATCGCGATCTGTTGGTCTGGAATCCTGCACAATCTCCCGCTGAGACCCCAGAACCCATGGAGCGCAGTGGCCGGCGGGTGGAGTACATCCGCCGCACATTGACTGGGGCTCTTTTCCTTTGCAGCTTTCTCAGCACCTTGGACATCCAGATGATGAGCCCCAGCAAAACCAGGAAAGCATTGGTGCCTGACAGAATCAAAATGAAATGCTGCACATCCAGAGGACCTTTGTTCAGAGGCAAGGTAAGGACACCAAGGCAGTGGTCGCGAGATGCCACCTGACACACATGCTCTGCGATGACACTTTCTAGGCATACGATATAAGGGGTCTCCTCCCGCAGCTCTCTCAACGTGACCCATTCCGACTTATCCTTGACATATATGAAGCGATGGAATGTCACCGATTGACCAAACCTGTCAAAGAGCACACGGAAATGCACAGTATTCCTGAAGCCTGGATGTGCCACTTTCCATCTGATGGTGGCGGTGGATGAGGtgacctcctccactgtcaggttGGTAATGTAGAGCTTATTGAACTCGCAAGGGTCTGTTATCAGCGGCTTTTGCAGCACTTTATCCTTGGCTTTTAGGAGATAATACCGCTCCGATTTCGAGGAAATGGGGAAAGTGGTATAAGGAGTTAAAATCTCCAAGGTCTCCCTGGCTGTGAtcagagatactggggcttcccgTTGACTTGGGCTGCCTGTAACTgatttggtcggcatgggctgTAGAATGAGATGTTTACTTTTAGGCAGTAGGCTAGTGACTGTAGTAGGTAGAGAGGATGGCTTCTGCTCCCCACCTATATTTCTGTCAGTGTGCATGTTGTCTGGATCCAGGATGCGCTCCTGGTCTGACTGAACATTGACTTGGTCCGCACTTAGGGTTCCATCAACCACAGAGCCTTTGGAAAAGTTTAACAACGACTGCTCTTTATGAGAATAACACATCTCTGAATCCGTCAAGTAATCCAGATACTTCCCGTTCAAACTGATGGGGTTATTACACAGGACAAACACAGTGAGTAGCCTGCCCTCAGCATGTGCCAAATTCATCCAGCGCTTCAAGCCTTTGAGCCTGCAATTGCACGTCCAATTATTGTTGCTCAGATCAAGGCTGTATATAGAGTTGGTAAACGCAAAGGTTTCTCCAGGTAAATAGGTCAAACGATTGCTTTTCAGCTTCAATACCCTGAGAGCTGTCAGCTGTTTAAATGCCTGTGGGTGGACACTGGTGATCTGGTTGTGACTAAGATCTAATTGTTCTAACTTCACCAGAGGGTCCAGCAGTTTATTTGGGATTTCTCTCAGTAAGTTACCATCAATAAACAGCTCCTTCAACCCATGGAGGCCTCGAAAGGCTTCAGAACCAATGTGAGAAATTTTGTTCTTGCTGAGAGACAGTCTAGAGAGTTTCTGTAGCATTTGGAAAACTCGGTTTCCAATGTATTTGATATCATTTTCATCTAGGATCAAAGTTGTCAGTGAGCTCAGGTGTACAAACACAGCACCGTTGTGTAATGAAGTCTGGTTATTCTTGGCGAGGTTTAAATATATAAGCTTCCTTAAATTTATAAAGGTACTCCCACTGATTACATGGATCTTGTTTGACTCTAACTGCAAGTAAAGAAGGTTACCCAAGTGTTTGAAGATTGCATCTTGCAAGGTCTCCAAAGAGTTTCCATCAAGTCTTAACTTAACTAAATTTTCTAGGTGTGAAAAGACATTTTGATTCAGCTTCTTCAAACTATTGTTATTCATATTTAAAAGCCTCAGTCTCCGGAGATAATTGAAAGCGTTGGCAGGTATGCTTGAGATTATATTATTTCCCAAGTACAGCTCCTCCAGTCTTGAAAGTTTCTCAAAAGTTTTTGGATGAATGCGTTCAATCTTATTATATTGCAAGTCCAATCGAAGCAACCTGGTAAAGCTGGTGAAATCGAAGTCCGAGATATTGCTGATAAAATTGCCCCCTAGGCTGTAAGTAAGGACTTCCGCAGCATTTTGCCGGGCTTCTGGGACAGCCCGGAGACCTCGGTTTGCACAGAGCAGATGCTGATGCTGACAGTCACATCGCTCAGGACAGAAAGTGTTGGCGGAACAGATCAAACACAGAAACATCAGCCAGACCATCCGTAAGCTTTCCATCCCCAATGGTCAGCTGCCTTGGATTTTATTATCCTTTGCATTCCCTCTTCCATGCAGGGCTTTTGCCTGGTTTGAACAGTTCAGCAGACACAATGGTGATGCAAACACACAGCTCCTCGCATCAATGCCTTGCTAAATACATGCACGAGGATGAAATCTCCCAGTTAACTTCTTTTGCAGACTTCATTTGGAAATACAATTAAATCCCCCTGGTTGTCTAAGAGGCCAACATCAGCAAAGATCGCTGCCACCACTTACTCCACAGGACAGCATCAAAACTGTGCCCCTAATGGTTGAGGCTCGCGGTCCTGAAAGCAGCAAGACACAAACAAGGAACTTTGGACAGGGACAGATTTAGAAAATGCATAAATATATGCCAAGAAAACAGCCGGAAATTTGTACTTCCCTGCATTTCCCTCAAGAGACTTCAGCAAAAAACGCAGATGTGTTTATGCAAAGGTCGAGCAGGGAGTGGGAGTGGTATAATATCGAGATACACTGTCCAGGACACTTTCACTGCCGGTGGCTTCAAGGAATCTGCAAACACACAACAGTGTGCTTCAGTTAGAATAAAACTCATGTGCTTCacattaaaatgttttctttaaaacctTAACTCATACGTTTGAAAGTAGTGAAGACCATTATTTCCTCTGATCTATTGTTCCAATTTTGGATGGAACCCAATCCATAATTCGAACTCAAAAATCTGAACTCTCCTTTCTTGAAATCTTTACAAGTAATACACTGCTCCAATCAAAGTTAATACTCCTTAGGAATCTCTAGTTAAAGATCTAGAAAGATAATAATTAAGACTTTATAATCACAATTTTAATATCAAATTAGATAGTAGAAGCCATTAAAAAGGGAACTGATAGTTAAACTACTCTGCAATAAGTTGGTAAAATATGGTTAAGGAGAATCTTCCAGACATTAACATTGTTTTACCAAGTAACAAACAGAACTGGTATCCTTAAATGTGGATTATCTGGATTTACCTGTTTTTCATAATTCCACTGCAAATTCCAACCAAatgccattcccccactaattcaCATTTGACTGATTTCACAGTTTACACTGCAATAAACAATCTCCAGGAAAGTTATTGCATTTAATAGTGCCTGTTTATAAAGATGTCTATCTGTAAGCTTTTGCTAGCAAATGTATCCATCTGGATGTTCAACTTCATTGTTGCTGAATCTGGCAAGTAGCAATTAATTACATTCCTGTTGTGAATGGTTTGGCTGAGCTAACAACTGACTTCAGTTAGACTAGGATAGGTGGGACTGTCCAAAGAGGAATTTAAGGAAATACTTAGCAAAGCCTAGATATAAATGGTAGTTCCCAATCCAGCTTTCTCATAAAGGCACTTTAGGAAAATGGGTATTTCTGTTGCTATTTTACAGATTATGGTTACGTAATAAtatgctgaacacaatatttctcACATATTAAGcagaataaatgtttaaaattactcATTAGCTTAGACTTGAACTTTGTTTAAGTTTTCTGGTAATTGTTAAAGTGGAATTTAGCTGAAAGAGCAGTACGAATCTTGTGATGTCATTGTGCTTTCCTAAGTCAACCAAGGACATTCAATGCAAGGACTTTGTAAAGAGCAACTCTGTGCATTTGAACACTTGCCAAAATATCAACATTAATAATGAACAGAAGTTTTGCACGTATCACTGCATGGTGTTCAGCATTGTAAGAGCATGCCTGTTCAAGGGTTAACGGCTGCAAACACAGATTGACTACTGGGGTGGAGCTACAAAAAGCAAAgaactcaggcagcatttgcTTCTTGCAAGGAAGTTTAAAAGGATAGTCCACTGAGCCATTCAACGATAGTTTGATTTGAGCCTTAAATACATTTCAGGACCAGTTAATCTAATGTGTACATGCCCATTGCAGTTAGAGATTGGATCTCACAGGTCTGAGCACAAGAATATAAATTTAATGATTTTTGCAGATGCAAATTAAGAACACACTTAAACAAATGCTTGTGCACATGATGGTTCTTGTACACATACATGctgccctcccacccccactcgaATTCACTGGCATctccagaatttttaaaatatttccttacTATTAAAGCACAGGAAGCCCACAATAACTTGTAAAAGTATAACATATTTAAAGCAGCAAAAATGTCCCAAAGGACTTGACAGGAGTGACAACAGGTTCGACACCAAACAACACAAAGAGATAGTAGGGCTGGAGACTAAAAATTGGGTCAAAGAGGTAAGATTTAAAACGTGTTTAAAAGGGAGGAAAGGTGAAAGAGGGAGAGATGCttaagaagggaattccagagtgtgAGAAAAGTTGTAGGGGAGGCCACCAGTGATGGAGTgactaaaataagataagataaggtatctttattagtcacatgtacatcgaaacacacagtgaaatgcatcttctgcgtagagtgttctggggacagcccgcaagtgtcgccacacttccggcaccaacatagcatgcccacaacttcctaacccgtacatctttggaatgtaggaggaaaccagagcacccagaggaaacccacgcaaacacaggaagaatgtacaaactccttacagacagtggccggaattgaacccgggtcgctggcactgttatagcgttacgctaaccgctacattaccatgcctgcccaactaaaaaaaaaacaaatgatgctcaaaaaaaaaacaaattaggaAGAGTGCAGATATCTTGCAGAGCTGTCTAAGGTTACAGAGCTAGGGAGGTGTGGGATCATGGCAGGATTTGAAGCAAGAATGAGTATATTAAAATTGAGGCTGGAGTTGGTATAATGGATGAAGAAAACATGGTGAGAGTTAACAGAGATTGGGATTATATAGAGAGAGTAGGCAATGCACCTTCTAGAAGTAAAAATGCAAGGTAAACAAAATAATAGTTGTATTCTCATTAATTACATTCTCCCTAATGGTTTAATGTACTTCAGCATCCAAAACTTAGGCACAGTTGGAAATAGAAATTCATCAAGAGCATAAACAACTTTAGCAGCAACCATCACAAAAGCAGACAGACCATAACAAAGGAGCAACAGTTCATTCAAAGACCAGCCCAGTTTTAAATGAGAAACTAAACTCAAAAATGCCATCAAAATAGGAACAGATGTACAATTAATGACCTGAGAGAGAGAAGTAAGCCATGGACCAGGTTATTAAATGGAAGGTGAGGTTTCAACTTAGGCAAAGACAACATAGTGTCTTTCATCAGGGGTGAGATGCCGGCATTAAATTGAAACAATTTTGGAGATTACACATCTGAATCAAAAACtgagaaaata
This genomic interval from Pristis pectinata isolate sPriPec2 chromosome 5, sPriPec2.1.pri, whole genome shotgun sequence contains the following:
- the tril gene encoding TLR4 interactor with leucine rich repeats: MVWLMFLCLICSANTFCPERCDCQHQHLLCANRGLRAVPEARQNAAEVLTYSLGGNFISNISDFDFTSFTRLLRLDLQYNKIERIHPKTFEKLSRLEELYLGNNIISSIPANAFNYLRRLRLLNMNNNSLKKLNQNVFSHLENLVKLRLDGNSLETLQDAIFKHLGNLLYLQLESNKIHVISGSTFINLRKLIYLNLAKNNQTSLHNGAVFVHLSSLTTLILDENDIKYIGNRVFQMLQKLSRLSLSKNKISHIGSEAFRGLHGLKELFIDGNLLREIPNKLLDPLVKLEQLDLSHNQITSVHPQAFKQLTALRVLKLKSNRLTYLPGETFAFTNSIYSLDLSNNNWTCNCRLKGLKRWMNLAHAEGRLLTVFVLCNNPISLNGKYLDYLTDSEMCYSHKEQSLLNFSKGSVVDGTLSADQVNVQSDQERILDPDNMHTDRNIGGEQKPSSLPTTVTSLLPKSKHLILQPMPTKSVTGSPSQREAPVSLITARETLEILTPYTTFPISSKSERYYLLKAKDKVLQKPLITDPCEFNKLYITNLTVEEVTSSTATIRWKVAHPGFRNTVHFRVLFDRFGQSVTFHRFIYVKDKSEWVTLRELREETPYIVCLESVIAEHVCQVASRDHCLGVLTLPLNKGPLDVQHFILILSGTNAFLVLLGLIIWMSKVLRKLQRKRAPVNVRRMYSTRRPLRSMGSGVSAGDCAGFQTNRSRSVMYQLNEADLMDFQSDRLMDINLRREDIGQRYGD